The Solenopsis invicta isolate M01_SB chromosome 12, UNIL_Sinv_3.0, whole genome shotgun sequence DNA window atcataatattttaataaagtaatgacaATTAATAAAGAGGCGAAGCAGaatatttgcatttaatattaggtgcgcaactaagttcccgctgtttgtcaatagatggctcCAGCAGTAAGTGCTGTGTGGGATAGTGATGGTTGATATCTGCTCCCAGACGTATCCACGTACGTCGTATGCGTGCGGTAGGTCGTTCGTGGTAATGAGAAACACAGCTTGGATACAAGAGGTGATTTATTCAAATCGAGTACGACTGATTAGTTCGGGCGCCGAGAACGAAGTGAATCGCAATGTGCTGCTCGCAGGCAGCCAACTTCGTATCTTTACTTGTCACTGCAGCGCTAGAGGAAAGCAGTGGTGCCAGTCCCCACATACTCCCCCCCGAGTGACAATGAGTACATTGGCATGATATTACAAAGCAAACGTGACCTTCTTACGCGTGTAGGTTTTTAATCCTGGGCGTTCGCAGCTGGGCGTGACGTGCGCTTGACCGCTGTTTAACATGAGATCGGTGATATCGTCGCGTATAAAGTATGCTGGTTTTAGATTTTCTACAGATATGCTGCGTTTAATGCCGTTGACGTCGATGTCGAAAACACGGTCGGACACTCGTTCGATGACTCGATGGGGACCAGTGTAAGGACGTTCGAGAGATTTTCTGGTGCCCCCTACGCGAAGAAATACGTGAGAATAGGAGTGTaagtctttaaaataaaatgcgcGTTTTTTGTGCTTGTGTTCTACAGGTGCTGGCTTAATCTTACGCATGACCTCTCTGAATTCCTCGACGAACGCATGAGGATTCGGGGTGAGGTCGTCTGGAATTACAAATTCGCCTGGAATGCGCAGGGTTGTTCCATAGACGAATTCCGCGGGTGATGCGCCGGTATCGAGACGGACGTGGTTGCGTAAACATAATAGTACTGTTGAGATTACTTGTGTCCATTCTTTGTCGGCGTGACACATTATTGCGGCTTTAAAGCTCCTATGCCAGCGTTCGACCATGCCGTTCGCGGCGGGATGATACGCTGTTGTACGGATGCGCTGGCAGCCGATAAGCTGAAGAAGCGCTGTAAAGAGCTGGGATTCAAATTGACTGCCCTGGTCAGTCGTTAATGTTTTGGGTGCACCGTAATTAGCAATCCAGTGATCGTAAAATGCTCGCACAACTGTGGCGGCTTCAATATTTTTAAGCGAAATTGCAACTGGCCAACGCGAAAATCGATCTATTAAAGTTAGACAGTATTTAAAACCGTTCGATTCGGGCAAGGCCCCTATTATGTCTAGATATACGTGCTCGAATCGGCCATCCGGCGCTACAAATTTTTTCGGAATAGTTTGAACGTgtctcgaaatttttgattgttGGCAGTCGATGCAATTTTTGCACCATTTTGCGATGTCACGATGCATGTTAGGCCACACATAGCGCTGGCGTATAACGCGATCCGTGACTTTAGGACCTGAGTGCGCTGAGTCGTGAAACATGTGGAAAACGCGATTGCGTAATGATGCTGGAATGTAAGGCCGGATGGCTTCTCCGGTCATTTCGCAGTACAACGTAGTGTGTGCGGGACCccactgaattttttttaaggcGAGTGGATAGTCCGGAGTGTCGCGGATCGATCGCAATTGGTCGTCGCGTTCTTGTTGCTCGGCGAGCTCGTTTAACTCGATTTCTATGGGCAAACGAATTGTTTCGACGCGGGAAAGCGAATCGGCGACCACGTTGTCGTTACCGGGAAGGTATTCAATGCATGTGGTGAACTGCGAAATGTAAGACAGTTGCCTCTGTTGACGCGGTGAAGCTTTTTCGGAACGCTGCAGAAACGCGTAGATAAGAGGTTTATGATCTGTTATGACTTTAAAGTCACGACCTTCTAAGAGGTGCCGAAAATATTTGATCGCTTCGAAAATAGCTGTAAGCTCGCGATCATACGCACTGTATTTGAGTTGCGCTGGAGAGAATTTGCGTGAGAAAAACGAGAGTGGTTTCCAAGCGTTGTCGAGCTGTTGCTCGACGACGGCTCCCATGGCAAAATCGGAAGCGTCGCTGATTAAACGCGTTGGTGCAGCGTCCGCCGGGTGTGAAAGTATCACTGCGTTGGCCAGGCTTGTTTTGCATTTTACGAATGCTTCTTCAGCATCGGTCGTCCactcaatttttcttttgtcattTTTGCGAGAATCGCGGAGATATTTGTTAAGCGGAGCTTGGTCGCTGGCGGTGTTGGGCAGAAGTCGGTGGTAAAAATTAATGAGACCGAGAAAGCGACGCAACTCTACAATCGTCCGCGGTTTGGGAAAGTCGAGAACGACTTGAACTTTAGAAGGAGACGGTTTACATCCCTCGTTGTTTATAATGAAGCCGAGAAATTCGATTTCATGTTTGCCGAACTCGCATTTCTCGACGTTGAGTCGAAGATTGTATTCTTTCAAACGCTGCATAACAATGCGCAGGTGTTTTTCATGCTCTTCGAGGGAGGAGGACGCTATTAGAATGTCGTCAATGAATGCGAAGACGAATTCCAGATTGCCGAGCGCACGGAAGATATGACGTTGGAACGTCTGACTGGCATTTCTAAGGCCGTAGGTCAtgtatttgaattcaaaaagCCCGAACGGCGTGATGACCGCCGTTTTAGGAATATCCTCCGGCGCGACCGGAATCTGGTTGTACGCCTGGTGAAGGTCAAGCTTAGAGAACACGGTTCTACCCCGTAGGTTGGAGGAGCAATCGTGCAAATGCGGCACGGGAAACCTATCTGGCACGGTTACCGCGTTGAGGCGTCTATAGTCCCCGCAGATTCTCCACGttccgtcttttttttttatcatgtgAATGGGGCTTGCCCACGGGCTGTCAGACGGTCTACAGATTCCGCGTTCtgttaatttttgaaagtcAGCTTTTGCtgcttttaatttatccgagctTAATCTGCGTGGACGTTCGGCTACCGGCTGGCCTTTTGTTAGGATATGATGTTGCACGTCGCAGTTAATAGCCGTATGCGATTGCTCGAGGCCGGTAACTTCTGGAAAGTCCGCTAAGATGCGCGCGAATTTGGTGCCTGGACAGACTGTAACGATTGCTACTGACGGTGTTACCTTCACGATGCCTGCGGTGAACACGTGATTTTGTGAATCGATGAGTTTACGACCTTTGAGGTCGGGCAGAAGGCCGTAGTGCTTAATCAGGTCGGCCCCTATAATAGGGTACGGTACCGATGCTATACAAAAGTTCCACGTGAGTGGTCGTAGCCCGAGATGCAGAGTGCGAAACGATTCTCCGTATGTGTTTATTTGTGTGTTATTTGCCGCGTACAACTTGAAGTTCTTGGGTATCTTATTTGAGGCGTTAGTCGGAAGTAATGAAATTTCTGCCCCGGtgtcaattaaaaatagttctcCCGTGACGCGATCACGAATATGGAGGCGTACTGACGAGGGGTCTGTTAAGTTTGCCTCTGAAATAACAGACCCGTTTATTCCCCCTTACTGTCTAAATCGGACTTGTTTTTAGGCCATGAACACGGAAGTTTTTTGGTTCCCTTGCACGATCGCGCCTGGTCCTCGAACGTACGATGCGGCCAACAGACCCTGGAATTTCTACTGCTGGATCGTTTTCGATTTTTGTTCGGTCTTTCTTTGCTTCGTGATCTGCTCGATCGTTTAAGTTGCGCGGTGAGGGCTGCGAGATCGGCGGAGAGACGGTCGACCTTGTTTTCCAAGTCCGACGATCGCGATTCCTTGGTGGACGCGGCCGCGCATTGTACGGACTCGCTTGACGTTTCAGCAATTTTGTCTGCCATTTTCGCTAATTTATCAAGCTCCGCGCAGTCCGAGATGGCAAGGATTCCCCGTACGTAAGGAGtgagatgttctaaaaaaattgttttaataacgGTGTCGTCGCAACGTTTATCCAGGTTGAGATTACGTAACCTTCCTAAAATTTGCGAGGGCTTTCCAGAAGTTAGCACCTGACCCTTGATTAATTGGCGCAGCTGAGTTTCGGCCGATGCCGAGAAACTCTCGATAATGCGCTGTTTGAGCTTAGTGTAGGGTTCGTTCGCGTCTGGTTCCGATATGAGGTCTCTGCATGCCGCGATCGCTTCGGCGTCTAACGACATTATTACATGATGGGCTTTCGTTTTTTGATCTGTGATACGCGCCGTTTCGAAGGTTGCCTCAACTTGGATAAACCAGATAACCGGATCTTTTATTAGAAACGGTGGGATTTTAGGGATTCTATACGAGTCGATTCGCGAAACGCCCGCGCCCGATAGGCCTTGCATTTGCTGAACCGTGTTTTGCATTTGCCGTAATTGCTCCTGCAATTCTTCTACTGTGAGGGGGGGCATTGTTATAAAAACGCGTTACGCTATTTATGCTCTGCGGCGCTGCTGAGACAAAAACGAGTCGAACGCGTTGCGTTGTTTGAACTGCGTGGTGCGCGGCGTGTTTCACTGTTGCGATGCGTGCACAAACTCGCGCGATTGTTTCCAAAATGGCGTCCGCTATTATGCGTACCGGCGCGAGAATGCTGGATTACAAATGGCGATGGATGCGCGACGCGCTTGGCAAAGAACAAAGGGCTTACAAACGGTTGATGCGTGTTACAAATGGTACCTCAAACACAGATTTGATTAAGGTGGTCTCTGCTGTTGCTGACTGCGATGCTTTGGCTGTGCTGCAGGCGAAACTGCGAGTCTGCGTGATGTCTAGTAGATGATGTTCCGGTTAAGCTTTGGGCGACGCTGCGAAGTTGCGTGGCGTCTCGTAGCTGATGTCCCGGGCTAGCTGGTTGCTGCCTTTGCTGCCGTGCTGCGTTGTATCTCTCGTGCTCTTTACGGCGACGCCCTGAGTGCGTGGGTCCCCTTGGCGACGATGAAGCCGGTCGTATGTGTCCGGTGTGAAGATACCTTGTCGCGCTCGTATTTTGGGCGATGGTGCTTTCTTTGACTTGCACCCTTGACAATGCTAAACTGTCGGCTTTTCCCGATGCGTCTTAGTTCGAAGGCAATGGCTGTTGTGGCTGCGCTTCGCACTACGtgtgtatttttttagattactcACACGTGGTTGTGCGTTGATCGGCCGAGGGCCAAATTCTGCTGTTTCTCAGAACGAGAGCACGAGGGTCACCAATGTGGGATAGTGATGGTTGATATCTGCTCCCAGACGTATCCACGTACGTCGTATGCGTGCGGTAGGTCGTTCGTGGTAATGAGAAACACAGCTTGGATACAAGAGGTGATTTATTCAAATCGAGTACGACTGATTAGTTCGGGCGCCGAGAACGAAGTAAATCGCAATGTGCTGCTCGCAGGCAGCCAACTTCGTATCTTTACTTGTCACTGCAGCGCTAGAGGAAAGCAGTGGTGCCAGTCCCCACAGCTGTATGGGCTATATAGCCCGGGAAATATGTTAGGTCGTAATTAATATGGTACGCGACTGTACTGTTAACCAGAAAGTTGATGTATTAGTACTGACAACATTAGTTATACAGCAGAGTTACAAGGATGATGTAATACATCTAAAGACGCACTGACTACTGACACACGGGCATGTGTGTGGGCACACGCATGTAATTCGACGACAAACAGAGCTCGAATGCTCACGCAGCGCTGCTCGGCAgaaccatgatgtaagaagaaaggtgaaacaagtaaccagatgcgcagtagaccatactctagaccaatcagaagtgggtccaaattttgagattcaatatggctacggctccggtactggggcgtatttatacttgtatttaaacgtgaatcggaaataatcagtgaatcggagaaattcaaagctacttaaaaaaggaaaaacgtgaaggtaaagttaagactttgtacattaatgaaaattgtgataattgttatttcaaatttttttaaacttggattagaagaaatttggaaaattataagaatgagcttatgtgtatggctaaattgttatatttcatgtttataacaacagtatttattgaaacagtaatttgtgttaaagataataaatttcaagtatttttacatttttatatttatttttttttaacaacatctatATTTTAAGTACGtttgactacatatgattgtttcgtattcaaattgcgcagatatatttggacccaaatttcattggctcaccacatcaagccacgcctcttaccgcgcatcgagccgccgacgatgcgcgttgtttcaccttgtttcttacatcatgggcAGAACCCGGCTTCGACCATAGACTACTGACAGCGTAGAGGGAACTCGCCGGTCGCCACACATTCTCCTCCGAGTGTAAACGAAAGGAGAATTACATGTGTTTCGGAGAAAATGCTAACTAACGTTAAACAATATAGTTGGGAATTAAATTAACCTACTAATATTGAAAACTAATGCTAGACTTAAGAGCTACGCTGACAATATAGACTTAAAAACTAACGCTAAGGAACGCTAAGAATACAAAATGAGTTACGCAGAATActatataatagttatttacTAAGGTCAAACCGTACTTTTTTTTTGTGGCGGATAAATTTTAACTTGTTTAGTGCGCGATTCGGACGACGCAGGGTGTTCGTCATTATGCATTGACGAGGAAGTAGGAACATCTGGAGGAGCTGTTAATATCCTCAAGCAGAAAATGCGCCGGTTTTAAACGCTCCGTGGAAACGCTAATTGGTCGGTTATTGACGTCTAAAGTAAATACTTTATCGGAGTCGCGTTTAATGATCCTGAAGGGTTCAGAGTACGGTCGCTCGAGAGGTTTTTTAACCGCGTCGGTGCAAAGGAATACGTGAGAGCACGCGTTGagttctttaaagaaaaatgcaCGCTTTTTGTGATGATGAGTTACAGGTACGGGTTTAATTTGGCGCATGAATTCGCAAAATTCACTAATGAAAATCTGCGGATCGGGGGTAAAGTCATCCTGTAGAAAGAATTCTCCAGGAACGCGGAGCACGGTGCCGTATACAAACTCGGCTGGAAAAGCCATGGTGTCTAAGTGAACGTGGGTACGTAATCCGAGAAGAACGGTTGGGAGAGTGTTGACCCAATTTTCTGTACCGTGGCACATTAAAGCTGCCTTTAACGAACGGTGCCAGCGCTCTATCATTCCATTTGACGCGGAATGGTAAGCAGTTGGGCGAACGCGTTTACAGCCTACGAGAGAGAGTAAAGCCGCGAAAAGCTGTGACTCGAATTGAGTTCCCTGATCGGTAGTTAGAGTTTGCGGCGCGCCAAACCGTGTGATCCAATGATCATGAAAGGCTTTAGCCACTGTTTGAGCCGAGATATCGGCTAAAGGAATTGCTTCCGGCTAACGTGAAAATCTGTCGATCAATGTCAAACAATATCTATAGCCGTTAATTAACGGTAAGGGACCAATAATATCCATATGGACGTGGTCAAAACGCCCATCAGGAGCAGTAAAATGAGAAGATATCTGTTTAACGTGGCGGGATACCTTTGATTGCTGACAGTCGATACAGTTATTTGCCCATAAGGCGACATCGCGATGCAGGTTAGGCCAAATATATCGTTGACGAATTATACAGTCAGTGACTTTTGCGCTAGGATGCGCGGGGTTGTGAAACAGATCGAATATCTGCTTCCGAAGAGATACTGGAATATAGGGGCGAATGGCTTCCCTTGATAATTCACAGTAGAGCTCGGAGTTGGATGAACcccaaacaaattttttaagtttaagagAAGACTTATCGGAAGCTAATAAGTGTTGAAGTTCTTCGTCCTCTTTCTGCCGCGAGGCGAGATCAACAAGCTCAAATTCAGTTGGTAGGCGGAGTGCCTCAATGCGTGACAGACTGTCGGCAACCAAATTATCGGGATCTGGTAGATACCCGATATCAGTAGAGAATTGAGCGATGAACGACAATTGTCGTAACTGCCTAGGTGAGGCTTGTCAGAACGTTGTTTGAACGCATAAACCAGAGGTTTATGATTCGTTAGGATCTTGAAATTGCGACCTTCAAGGAAGTGTCGAAAGAATTTAATGGATTCGTAGATCGCGGTTAACTCGCGATCATACGCGCTGTAGTGTTTTTGGGATGGAGTAAACTTCTTGGAAAAGAAAGACAAAGGTCTCCAAGAATCTGAGAACTTTTGTTCGAGAACAGCTCCCATCGAGAAGTTCGAAGCATCCTATGCGTGTTTCCGAATCATTGGACGGATGAGCCAATAAGGCTGCGTTAGCTAAGCTAGATTTTGCTTTAACAAATGCGTCTTTGGCATCGGGTGTCCACGTAATTTCGCGTTTATCGTTTTTACGCGAATCTGTTAAAAAACAATGTAGCGGGGCTTGTATGCGAGCTACCTGTTTTAAACTACGCCTATAAAAATTAAGGGCGCCTAGGAATCGTCGGAGATCGGCGATAGTACGAGGTTTAGGCCAATTTTGTATGGCAGCAACGCGTTCGGAAATCGGTTTGATACCGTCCTGATTAACTACGTGGCCTAAGAAGGTAACCTCTTGCGCACCGAGAGTGCATTTAGTTGGGTTAATGAATAAACCGTATTTTTTAAGTCTTTGAAAGACAATACGCAGATGATTCTTATGCTCCTCTTCCGAGGAGGATGCAATAAGAATGTCATCGATGTATACAAAGACGAAATCTAAATCCTGAAGAGCGCGATGTATGTAACGCTGAAACGATTGAGCAGCGTTACGTAATCCGAAAGTCATGTAGACAAATTCGAATAAACCGAAAGGAGTAATGACGGCCGTTTTGGGCACGTCGTCTTTAGCCACCGGAATTTGGTGGTAAGCTTTATAGAGATCTAGAACCAAAAAAACGGTTTTTCCTGCCACGTTGGCAGTGAAATCGTGCAGGTGAGGTATCGGGTACTTATCCGGAATAGTTATCGCGTTAAGACGACGATAATCACTGCATATACGCCATTCGCCGTTCTTTTTACGGACTATGTGTGTAGGACTAGCCCAGGAGCTATTTGAAGGCCTACAAATGCCTAAACTCATAAGCCGTCGGCTTTTGTCGCCGTTAATTTGTCAGGCGCTAAACGACGAGGACGTTCAGCTACGGGCGGACCTGAGGTCGCGATATGATGCTCGACATCACGAGTTCCTGAAGGAATCAAATGATTCACTCCCGTTATTTCCGGAAACTCTGACAGGATGTCCGCGAATTTAGATCCGCGATTTACTGAAAAAACTTAGTGTCTGGTACCACTCGAATTTCGCCCACGGCGGAAAGTTTGGTTTGCGAGTCAATGAGCCGGCGCTTGTGTAAGTCTACCACTAGTTGATAGAACTTTAAACAATCTGCGCCAATAATGGCGTGCGGAACGGCAGCAACGCGGAAATTCCACGCGATGGGTAGCCAAAGACCAAGGTCTAACGTAAGACGACGCTCGCCGTAGGTCTCAATTACGGTATTATTGGCCGCGTATAATTTGTGTTCGGTGGGCTGATTTTCGTCGCGAGACGTTGCGGAAAGAATAGAAATCTTCGCGCCCGTATCTACGAGGAATTGACGCTCGGTAACACGATCGTGTATGTGAAGACGGCTTTGAGAGGCCCCATTTCCCCCGACCGTCTCTGTGCGAGGAGGGGGTTTTAGTTTTCCGTCGCGTTTTTGTCTTTCCACGAACAGGGCTTGCGACAGGATGTCGCCTTTTCTCCATATTTACGATGGATAAAGCAAAGACCTGACTGTTTGTTAGTTTTTTTAGCGTTGCTCGATGGACCGGGAGAGCGGCCTCGAGACGAAGATTGTCTGCGACGCGATTTGAATACCTCCTTATTTAATGCGGCGAGCTGCTTTGTAATAGTGTTTAATTTCTTGTCAATATCACGTCGGGATCATCAATGTTGGCTATATAGCCCGGGAAATATGTAAGGTCGTAATTAATATGGTACGCAACTGTACTGTTAACCAGAAAGTTGATGTATTAGTACTGACAACATTAGTTATACAGCGGAGTTACAAGGATGATGTAATACATCTAAAGACGCACTGACTACTGACACGCGGGCATATGTGTGGGCATATGTAACTTGACAACAAACAGAGCTCGAATGCTCACGCAACGCTGCTCGCCAGAACCCGGCTTTGACCATAGACTACTGATAGCGTAGAGGGAACTCGCCGGTTGCCACAGCTGGTCAATTTAGATATATCCAAAACGTCATGAACCAAGCTTAGACATATGATAAACAAACCGCGTTGAcacgttaataattttgttttggcgttatatacttttgattgtgtgaaaatgtctgattttgtgccaaataatcgtcatttgcgaaaagtgttgattttcttattttattccaAGAAAACGGCGGCTGAAGCGCTTCGAGAGCTCCAAAAAATTTACGAAGTTGCTCTAAGTAaaacaacgtgccgtgattgGTTCCGTCGCTTCAAAGACGGTGATTTCGATGTTGACGACCGTCCGCGTGAAGGAAGGCCAAAAACATTCGAAGACGTTGAATTGAAGGCATTGCTCGATGAGGATCCGTACCAAACGCAAGAACAGCTTGCTTCAGTATTAGGAGTTACTCGCTAAGACATTTCCAAACGATTGCATgcgttgggaatgattcaaaaacaaggaactTGGGTTCCTTATGATTTGAAGCAAAGAAACGTTAAGCGTCATTTTTTCACCTGTGAACAACTGCTCcggcagcaaaaaaaaaagagttttcttTATCGTATTGTAACGgatgatgaaaaatggatttattacaGCAACccaaaaaaaataaagtcatGGGGACTGCCCGGTCATGCTTCTGCCGAAAACCGACGTCGTCGGTTCGGCCGAATATCCAAGCTGCCAAAGTTATGCTGTATTTGATGGGACCAGgtcggtgttatttattatgagctgttgaaacCAAACAAAACCATCACTATGGAACGGTATCGACTTCAATTGATGCGACTGAGCCGAGCACTGCACGAAAAatggccacaatacgagcaaaggcacgacaaagtgattttactgcatgacaacgctcggcctcatgtgCCAAATCCGTTAAAACCTACGTGGAAACGCTCAAATGAGAAGTCCTACCCCACCCGCCATATTCCCCAAATATTGCGCCgtccgattattacttgttccgttCGATGGCACATGGTCTGGCTGATCAGCAGATCATATGAAGACATGAAAAAATGGCTTGATTCGTGGATAGCCTCAAAAGACGAACACTTTTATTGTAACGGTATTCGAgctctgccagaaagatgggcaaaattGTAGCTAGCGATAGCCAATATTCTGAATAATtcatttgtaaccattttttcacaataaagttgcattttcataaaaaaaaaacagcgagaCCTTAGTTACGcatctaatatattaatttaattcatctataattattcatccgcatttagcaaactaaggacagtcgacgttactaaattttttgcTGAATCTCTACATGATAACATATCTCTACAAATTCTATGCTAAGCGCGGACTAGGGGAACGATTCTCGTTCTCGAGATCATGAGATCCGAGGATTGGAGGCCCTAAGCAAAGTTCCTTCTCCTCTTCGAGATCGTGGGCCCCTACGATAGAAGAATCCGTAGGAGGTTGCTTTTCCTCCAGGTCAATCATgcaatttcacgtggaacttttggGAAGGTTCCATTTGcacacagtactattgcacacagccaatcacagcggctggtgcctagtgatattcttctgttcaagcgctgtgagtggcttgtgtgcaatagtactgtgcgcaaATGGAACCTTCccgaacttttcacgtttcacttttcacttttcacgtttcatttttcatttttcatttttcactcatagagagtttaCGCAAATCTTTttacgcacagcgattatgtataaataatgcgcgaaagtttagtttgcgttccgaaattcaccattagaggctctggcattgcaactatcaagcgatcgtaaaaaaggtttctatctgcttttacagtataacttttactgtaaaaattttattatataaaaaaaattgtaaaaaaaatattcataaataaatagcaatatttcttagttatattgcataaacttaatttacaaatataatatatattacatttatttttgatgatccatatattgtaacaactattttattatgtagtaatctaattctaaaaattacattgtaatttaatacaatgtttttcaaaaataactttaatttagttttatatttatgcaaattttaaagtaaattaattttattagtcattaaatttaactttgtttaattaaaaaatattgaataatt harbors:
- the LOC113005865 gene encoding uncharacterized protein LOC113005865 is translated as MSLGICRPSNSSWASPTHIVRKKNGEWRICSDYRRLNAITIPDKYPIPHLHDFTANVAGKTVFLVLDLYKAYHQIPVAKDDVPKTAVITPFGLFEFVYMTFGLRNAAQSFQRYIHRALQDLDFVFVYIDDILIASSSEEEHKNHLRIVFQRLKKYGLFINPTKCTLGAQEVTFLGHVVNQDGIKPISERVAAIQNWPKPRTIADLRRFLGALNFYRRSLKQVARIQAPLHCFLTDSRKNDKREITWTPDAKDAFVKAKSSLANAALLAHPSNDSETRIGCFELLDGSSSPRQLRQLSFIAQFSTDIGYLPDPDNLVADSLSRIEALRLPTEFELVDLASRQKEDEELQHLLASDKSSLKLKKFVWGSSNSELYCELSREAIRPYIPVSLRKQIFDLFHNPAHPSAKVTDCIIRQRYIWPNLHRDVALWANNCIDCQQSKPEAIPLADISAQTVAKAFHDHWITRFGAPQTLTTDQGTQFESQLFAALLSLVGCKRVRPTAYHSASNGMIERWHRSLKAALMCHGTENWVNTLPTVLLGLRTHVHLDTMAFPAEFVYGTVLRVPGEFFLQDDFTPDPQIFISEFCEFMRQIKPVPVTHHHKKRAFFFKELNACSHVFLCTDAVKKPLERPYSEPFRIIKRDSDKVFTLDVNNRPISVSTERLKPAHFLLEDINSSSRCSYFLVNA